From the Maioricimonas rarisocia genome, one window contains:
- a CDS encoding DUF1801 domain-containing protein, with product MAEPKTQKTTASVEAFLRSIDDEQRRKDCRAVVKLMRQVTGEKPAMWRDAIIGFGSYHYRYASGREGDWMLIGVSPRKQALSIYLMCEVEAAQKLLNRLGKYKMGKSCLYVKKLEDIDLEVLEELIRHSIAETRRMYPE from the coding sequence ATGGCTGAACCGAAAACGCAGAAGACCACAGCCAGCGTCGAGGCGTTCCTGCGAAGCATCGACGACGAGCAGCGCCGAAAGGACTGCCGGGCCGTCGTAAAGTTGATGCGGCAGGTGACCGGCGAGAAGCCGGCAATGTGGAGAGACGCGATCATCGGCTTCGGCAGCTACCACTACCGGTACGCCTCCGGCCGGGAAGGGGACTGGATGCTGATCGGCGTTTCGCCCCGCAAGCAGGCACTCTCCATCTACCTGATGTGTGAGGTCGAAGCCGCGCAGAAACTGCTGAACCGCCTGGGAAAGTACAAAATGGGCAAGAGCTGCCTGTACGTGAAGAAACTCGAGGACATCGACCTGGAGGTGCTCGAGGAGCTGATCCGGCACTCGATTGCCGAGACGCGGCGGATGTACCCGGAGTGA
- a CDS encoding sulfatase-like hydrolase/transferase, whose amino-acid sequence MPRHPNVLLITTDHWPAALLGCAGHPAIQTPTLDELARCGTRFTNAYSECPVCIPARRSLMTGLNPRSHGDRTFQTTLPMPDAPTLAGCFREAGYQAYAVGKVHVYPQRARIGFDDILLAEEGRPHWGVWDDYDVYLGEQGFAGRQFDHAMSNNQYSARPWHLPEETHVTNWTAREASKMIRRRDPTRPGFWCVSFTHPHPPLVPPAVYWDMYADIEPEWPRYGDWVPQGWRVHPDGAAHFAADDHSPPYRVQQQHEGWHVRTPAAIRTALRGFYALCTQIDHQLRLVLGTLREEGLLDETIILFTADHGDMLGHHGLWAKRLYYEYSANVPMLLLGTQGDDRVAVNTVDDRLVGLQDVMPTLLDLAGLPVPEGCDGRSMATGSRREFLYGECNEGELAARMMHDGRHKLLYYPAGNRFQLFDLHRDPYECHNVVNDSHYTEVRRQLTERLIAELYGSDRDWLDGDGQLVGLPDAVAEESGNRGLALQRGVHWPPAPVRPPQPGETNPGTN is encoded by the coding sequence ATGCCACGCCACCCGAACGTTTTGCTGATCACGACCGACCACTGGCCGGCGGCCCTGCTGGGGTGCGCCGGTCACCCGGCGATCCAGACGCCCACACTCGACGAGCTGGCCCGCTGCGGCACGCGGTTCACCAATGCCTACAGTGAATGTCCGGTCTGCATCCCGGCCCGGCGGTCGCTGATGACCGGTCTGAATCCCCGCTCGCATGGCGACCGGACGTTTCAGACCACGCTCCCCATGCCGGACGCCCCCACGCTGGCTGGCTGTTTTCGCGAGGCTGGCTACCAGGCGTATGCGGTCGGCAAGGTGCACGTCTATCCGCAGCGGGCCCGCATCGGTTTCGACGACATCCTGCTGGCCGAGGAGGGCCGCCCGCATTGGGGGGTCTGGGACGACTACGACGTCTACCTGGGGGAACAGGGCTTCGCCGGTCGACAGTTCGACCACGCGATGAGCAACAACCAGTACTCCGCCCGGCCGTGGCATCTGCCGGAGGAGACGCACGTCACCAACTGGACCGCCCGCGAAGCCTCGAAGATGATCCGCCGCCGCGATCCGACCCGCCCGGGCTTCTGGTGCGTGTCGTTCACGCATCCGCATCCGCCGCTCGTTCCGCCCGCCGTCTACTGGGATATGTACGCCGACATCGAACCCGAATGGCCCCGCTATGGCGACTGGGTGCCGCAGGGCTGGCGGGTCCACCCGGATGGTGCCGCTCATTTCGCGGCCGACGATCATTCGCCGCCGTATCGTGTTCAGCAGCAGCACGAGGGTTGGCATGTCCGCACGCCGGCGGCGATCCGGACCGCGCTACGGGGGTTCTACGCGCTGTGCACGCAGATCGATCATCAACTGCGGTTGGTGCTGGGGACGCTCCGTGAAGAAGGGCTGCTGGACGAGACGATCATTCTGTTCACCGCCGATCACGGCGACATGCTGGGGCACCACGGACTGTGGGCGAAGCGGCTGTATTACGAGTACTCGGCAAATGTCCCGATGCTGCTGCTGGGGACACAGGGAGACGACCGCGTCGCAGTGAACACCGTCGATGACCGGCTCGTCGGACTGCAGGACGTGATGCCGACATTGCTCGACCTGGCCGGCCTGCCGGTTCCGGAAGGATGCGACGGCCGTTCGATGGCGACCGGTTCGCGGCGGGAGTTTCTCTACGGCGAATGCAACGAGGGGGAGCTGGCGGCCCGGATGATGCACGATGGCCGGCACAAGTTGCTGTACTACCCGGCAGGGAACCGCTTCCAGCTCTTCGACCTGCACCGCGACCCGTACGAGTGTCACAACGTGGTGAATGATTCACACTACACAGAGGTTCGCCGGCAGTTGACCGAACGGCTCATTGCAGAGCTGTACGGGAGCGACCGGGACTGGCTCGATGGCGACGGTCAGCTGGTCGGGTTACCGGACGCTGTGGCGGAAGAGTCGGGCAATCGCGGACTGGCGCTGCAGCGGGGCGTGCACTGGCCGCCGGCACCCGTTCGGCCGCCTCAGCCGGGAGAGACGAACCCCGGTACGAACTGA